In Pectobacterium actinidiae, the DNA window TCTGGCTGTATTGTCGCATTTTCCCCTTGTGAGAGTGGCGTTAACCGTACCTGATGTTTGAAACTGGCCTGTACGGCAGGCTGGTGGCTGACGGCCAAAACAATGGTTTGTGGCAGTGCAGTCCTGACGTGCGCTAACAGCTGAAGCGCCGCTGCGTCATCAAGCTGGCTGGTGGCTTCATCCAGACAAAGTAGCGTCGGGCGCAGCAGCAACGCACGTGCAAGCGACAGGCGCTGTTGTTCGCCGCCCGATAGCTCCCGGCTCCAGTTTGCCTTGTCATCCAGACGGGGAATCAGCGTGGCCAGCCCGGTTTGTTCTAGCACCGCGATCAACTGTGCGGTATCCGCTAACTGCACCTGCGGATAACACAGTACCTGACGCAGCGTGTCCTGCGGTAAATAGGCCTTTTGCGGTAAAAACAGTGTGCGGCCGGCAGGGAGATGCCACTCTCCTTGTGAGACAGGCCACAGCCCCGCCAGCGCACGCAGCAGCGTGGTTTTTCCACTGCCGCTGCGTGCGCTGAGTGTTGCCCATTCGCCAGCCTGAAGCGTGAGCGTCAGCGGGGAGAAGTACGGTGAACCCTCGGGGCGCGATACTGACAGGGCGTTGATGTGCAGAGCATGGCCTTCATAGCGCGGTGCGTTTGGCGTCGGCAACTGCTGTAAGCGGTGCTGGAATTCCCACAGCCGTTCAATCGTGGAGGACCACTGAACCAACTGGCGATAGGCATCGATAAACCAGCCAAAGGCATCCAACACATAACCGAAGGCGGATCGCGCTTGCATAATCGCCCCGAGGCTAACCTGACGAGCAAGAAACAGCGGCAGGGTAGCGAAAACCGGAATAATCAGGCTGAAACGGAAATAGCTGGTCGTAAAGCTCTCCAGCCGGAATTCTCGCGCCATTAAACGCTGCCAATTTTGCACAATGGGCAGGAAGTGTTGCCGCATCCGCTGCTGCTCGGCGTCGCTTCCCTGATAAAACGCGATTTGCTCGCTGTTATCCCGTACCCGCAGCAGCGTGGCGCGGTAGTCGGCTTCTGTTCGCTGCCGTTCAATATTCAGCTTGTGCAGGCGATGCCCCAGCCGGTGCGTCACCACGCTGGCTAATGCGGCGTAAACCAGCGCTATCCATACCAGATAGCCGTGTACCGTGATGGGATAGCCGCTGAGCATGAAGGTATGGACGCCGGAAAGCTGCCAGAGAATGGCAATGAAAGAGAAAAAACGGGCGATATTCTTGAGTAAAGAAAGCAGGAGTTCGAGGCTCTGTTCGATCAGCAGACGAATATCTTCCGCGATGCGCTGGTCGGGGTTGTCCAGGCCTGAGCTGAGCTGGTAGTGGGCGTGATGGCGTAGCCAATCCTGTTCATACTGGTGCGTCATGGTATCGCGCCAGCGGATAATCAGCTGTTTCTTGAGCCAGTTGCCGCAGATGATAGCCAGCACGAACAGCAGTGTATAAGCCAGGTAGCGCACGGCCATGTCGTAGATTGACGCGTGCTGAAAATAGTCGGCCAGCGCGTCGTAAAAATCCCGGCTCCAGTTGTTGTACTGTACGCTGATCCACACGACGGAGAGCGTCAGGCTCATAATCAGCAGCAGCAATAACCACAGCAGCGTGGCCTGTGTGGTCAGCCAGAAAGGCGTGACCAGCGCATAAAAACGTTTAAGCGTTTGCATAATGGATTAGGCGATGGCCTGCCAGACGAGGCTGGCAGGCGTGTTCGCTTAGAAATTCCACTTCGCAGTCAGCATGAAATTACGTGGGTCACCGTAATAGTTGTTGCCGCTAAGATGGCGGTTGTTCAGGTTTAAGTAGTAGGTTTTATCCGTCAGATTATTGCCTACCAGATTGAAGCTCAGGTTTTTACTGTATTGATAACGGACATTGGCGTTAAATAGGGTGTAACCGCCCTGATGCAGGCCATAAGCCCGATTAGGGTAAGTTTGCGTCTCGGTCTGTGCTGTCATACCTGCGCCAATCGTCCATTGGTTCAACTCACCCGGCAGATTGTATGAGGTGTACAGCTTGAACATATGTTTCGGCGTACGCGGGCTGAACTGTGCCGCTTTTTCGCTCTCGCTACCTTCCAGATATTTACTGTTGGTCAGAGTATAACCCGTCTGAATCTGCCAGCCTTCGGCCAGTTTGCCCGTGATATCGAACTCCACACCTTGGCTACGGACTTCGCCTTGAGCCTGGGAGCAGCTTGTCCCGACCAGGCAAACAGAGCTATCCGCCACGGCTATCGCGCGATTCGCCTGAATGATGCGGAACAGCGCCAGCGAGGTATTCAGATCGCCATCAAAGAACTCGCCCTTCACGCCGGTTTCATAGTTGGTGCCGGTAATGGCGGGCAGCAGCTTACCGTTGCTGTCTTTTGAACTCTGTGGCTTATAGATCTCGGCGTAGCTCAGATACCAGGTGTAGTTGTCGGCAAAGTCCCACAGCAGGCCGCCGTAAGGCACAAACTCATTGCTGGCATGCAGGCTACTGGTCCATTTGCTGTTGCTCTTATAGTTGTTGAAATACTCGTCATAGCTGTAGGCGCTGTAACGGCCGCCGAGAATCAGCTTCCAGTCATCCGCCAGTTCGAATCTGGCCGTTGCGAACGCGCCGCGCTGATACAGATTAAAGCGGTCGTTATAGTGGTTGTTGTAGAGACTGGTATTTGACCAGTCTGGTTCTGCCAGCGAATCAGGTTGCCAGTTGAAAATATTCACGCTGCTGGTGTTGTTGATGCGTATGTGGTTGTTATCGAAATTCTCTTTTTGATAATCCCCCCCCACCACCAGTTCATGATTACGCCCCAACAGCTCGAACGGACCGTTCAGGCTCAGGTTGTAACCCCACTGTTCGGCCTTGTTGTCGTAGCGCAGGTTATTGTTCAGCGACGAATTTCCCGTTGCCGGATTGACGCCACTGGTGCCGTTCATGATACCGATATAGCTGCTTGACGCGCGGGAATGGATATAGTTCAGCGCGGTTTTCAGCGTCCAGTCGTTATCGAAGTGGTGCTCCAGTTCGACAAACGGGTTAATTTTTTCAAATTCGATGCGGTTCCAGCTTGCACCCAGATAGGTGGAGCGCGGCAGGTTCAGGCTGCTTTTATCGGTGGCGAACGGGATGCCATACACATCAGGCACGCCCCGGGTCTTTTGCCAGTTGATGCCGCCTGTGACCGTGGTGGATGGCGTCAGATCGTAGGCCAACGTGCCGAACAGCACTTTTCTTTCACTGTGTTCGTAATCTTTAAAGCTTTGTTTGTCCTGATAAACGCCAACGAGACGGCCGCGCAGGCTGGCATCGTCATTCAGCGGCCCGGAGACATCGAGTTCGCTGCGGTAATTATCCCAACTGCCCGCGCCAACGCTGCCGGATGCCTGAAAATTGTGAGTAGGCTGCTTGCGCACCAGATTAACGGTGCCGCCGGGTTCGCCATTGCCTTGTGACAGGCCGGACGCGCCGCGCAGGATCTCGACGCGATCGTAAATCGCCAGATCGGGCGATTCGCTGGAGGCCTGAACCGCCCCCATGTTGGATACGCTGTTCTGGCTGGAGAAGTTCACCCCGTCTTCCTTGATATTATCCATCACGAAGGCGCGCGATTCGTACTTCACCTGATAGCTATTCTGATTGACCACGTTAATGCCGGTGGTTTGTTTCATGGCCTCATCCAGCGAGGTCATATTCTGATCGTCCATGCGCTGGCGCGTAACAACGCTCACCGACTGCGGCGTTTCGCGCGGTGACAGATTCAGCTGTGTCGCGGTATTCATGCTGCGCGTAGTGTAGGACTGAGCGCCTTCGGTCACACCGTTGCGATTGACGCCCGCCACGACCAGCATTTCATCTCCCTGCGGTATTCTCTGCAAGCGCCAGACGCCGTTAGGCTGCGGAATTACCTGAAGCCCGCTTCCGGCGAGCAGGGCTGAAAAGCCGCTATCGATACTGTAATTCCCTTGCAGAGACGGTCCGGTTTTTCCTGTTGCCAATTGTGCATCGCCGACCAGATAAACACCTGATTGGGCAGCGAATTGGTTTAACTGCTGGTTAAGCGGTCCGGCAGAGATTGCGTAGGTTTTGGTTGCCGCCACGGCTGCCGTTTCTGCTGCGATTGCGCTGGAGTGTACGAACAGCGGTGCGCCGCATAGCAGTAAATGAACGGCCATTGCCAGTTTGGACGGTGTGCGCTGTGTTGAGAAAAATGGAATCAATGCCATGAAAATTCGCCTTCTGACCCAGAGTAAAAATTAGTGGTTTTACTGTGAATCGAACGACAGCAGAAAAAGGGGAACTCAAAAGAGAAAATTTTTTTGCTGTATCCCAAAAACGGTATCCAAAAAAGAGGGCGATATCAGCGTGACTCGACGGTCACCCACCACGGAAAACGCCGCTGGATGCGGACCGGGAAGGCCTGTGCGAGCATGTTCAGTGCCATGTCGGTATCGGTTAAGGGGAAGGTGCCCATCACGCGTAAATCCGCGATGGCAGGCTGGCACGCCAGATAGCCGTGGCGATAGCGTGATAGTTTCTTCACGACTTCACCCAGCGGCATGTTATCCGCCTGGAGCACGCCATGTGACCAGTCGGCGTCGTTCTGCTGGTTGGGCAACATGTTCCCCTGACCATCAGCGTTAAAACTCAGGTGATAACCCGCATTGACCCGACGTGTGGCGGAGGCGTACTTGGCGCTGACCTCGACGGCGTGTTGGTAAACGGTCAGCGTGGTTGCGTCCGTTTCCTGTGCGACGCTGAAGCGCGTGCCCAGCGCCTGCATGCGCCCTTGCGTTGTGGTGACGAAGAAGGGGCGAGAGTCGGCGGCGGTATCAATCAAAATATCCCCGGCCAGCAGAGCAATTTCCCGCCGTTGGTCGCTGTAGCGGATATCAATCGCGCTGGCGGTGTTCAGCCACACTCGGGTGTTATCCGGTAAGGTGAGGGGTTTGATTTCCCCAACCGCGCTATGATGATCGGCCGTCATCGCCAGCAGCGAATCTTTTAGCGGCGTGTGGCGGTAAGTCAGCCAGGAAAGCAGAGAACCGGTGCTGAGCAGCGCGGCGAGCTTGAGCGCACGGCGGCGTGTCATTGGTGCAGGTTGGTGTAGTAACGTATTCAGCGCGGGTTGTTGACCGTCGCCACGCAGCGGTTGGAAGCGCTGGCTGACGGTTTGCACGTATTCCCACGCCCGGCGATGTTCCTCACTTTCGTCCATCCAGCGCTGCCAGTGGCGATAGTGTTCATCGTCAGGTTCCCGATCGCACAGTTGGGCGTACCACTGCGATGCCTGCTGCAAGGCGATAAAACTGGGCTTATTCATGAATGAACGGCCTGATCGTCCGCGTCTATCTCTGCCTCCAACAGCACGCAATGTAGCATGGCCTGAGCCATGTATTTTTTCACCATGCGTTCGGAAACGCCAAGCGTCTCGGCAATGTCCCGATAGGGTAATCCCTGTACCTGCGCCATGATAAAGGCGGCGCGCACCTTTTCTGGCAGCGCGCGTAGCATGGCATCGACCTGATACAGGGTTTCGAGAATGATGTTGCTGTCTTCCGCGGACAGGGCAACTAACTCCGGTTGTTCGGCTAGCGAGGTGAGCCAGGTGCGCTCAATTTCTCGTTTGCGCCAGAGATCGACGCACATACCTTGCGCCATTACGCTTAGGTAAGCCCGTGCCCCTGCGTGGCTGTCGAACTGGCGCGGTTTCAGCAAGAGCCGTAAAAAGACATCCTGAGCCAGATCGGCCGCATCACACAGATTCCCCAACCGTTTGCGCAATAGCCCCTGTAACCAGCCATGATGCTGACAATAGAGCTGATGCAGATCTGCTGAGGTATCAATATTGGCTGATGACATATCTGGTGCCTGAAACGGAGCGATAGGAGGTCAAATTTCAGGCGCATATTAGTTGAGAATGATTTTTATTTCAACGCTAAGGAGAATGTGGGTAACGGGGTCGGAGAGGAAGGTAAGGGAGTGGTAAGCCTTAAAGGAGCCACAAGGCTGGGATGCACCACACTCGATAGTCATGTCGGGCGTGGTGCTTCAACGACATCGACGTCGGCTAGCCTAAGCGCCAGACGATTCCAATGCGTTACTTAATAGCCTGAGCCGGAACCTGTGCGGCACTGTTAAAGCTGATTTCGTTGATGGCACTCCACTTGTTCACATCGGTGCCAAACGTATCCAGCTTGAAGAATTTCGCTTTTACGGCAGGGAAGGTGAATTTCTCTCCGCCTTTGGCATTGTTGGAGGTGACCAGATTGTCAGCCAGTTTTTGCCAGGTTTTACCGTCGGTAGAGTAGGAAACGGAGAACTTCAGTTTGCGCTCGTCCGCTTTGAAAGGAACCAGGACAAAGTTCTCAACCGACTGT includes these proteins:
- a CDS encoding discoidin domain-containing protein; translated protein: MKKYTLATTLLCGLFSLSAYAVQVTAVTASAYDSDKGHKPANIADGDVKTRWAANGESWVQLELDKEQSVENFVLVPFKADERKLKFSVSYSTDGKTWQKLADNLVTSNNAKGGEKFTFPAVKAKFFKLDTFGTDVNKWSAINEISFNSAAQVPAQAIK
- a CDS encoding TonB-dependent siderophore receptor, which translates into the protein MALIPFFSTQRTPSKLAMAVHLLLCGAPLFVHSSAIAAETAAVAATKTYAISAGPLNQQLNQFAAQSGVYLVGDAQLATGKTGPSLQGNYSIDSGFSALLAGSGLQVIPQPNGVWRLQRIPQGDEMLVVAGVNRNGVTEGAQSYTTRSMNTATQLNLSPRETPQSVSVVTRQRMDDQNMTSLDEAMKQTTGINVVNQNSYQVKYESRAFVMDNIKEDGVNFSSQNSVSNMGAVQASSESPDLAIYDRVEILRGASGLSQGNGEPGGTVNLVRKQPTHNFQASGSVGAGSWDNYRSELDVSGPLNDDASLRGRLVGVYQDKQSFKDYEHSERKVLFGTLAYDLTPSTTVTGGINWQKTRGVPDVYGIPFATDKSSLNLPRSTYLGASWNRIEFEKINPFVELEHHFDNDWTLKTALNYIHSRASSSYIGIMNGTSGVNPATGNSSLNNNLRYDNKAEQWGYNLSLNGPFELLGRNHELVVGGDYQKENFDNNHIRINNTSSVNIFNWQPDSLAEPDWSNTSLYNNHYNDRFNLYQRGAFATARFELADDWKLILGGRYSAYSYDEYFNNYKSNSKWTSSLHASNEFVPYGGLLWDFADNYTWYLSYAEIYKPQSSKDSNGKLLPAITGTNYETGVKGEFFDGDLNTSLALFRIIQANRAIAVADSSVCLVGTSCSQAQGEVRSQGVEFDITGKLAEGWQIQTGYTLTNSKYLEGSESEKAAQFSPRTPKHMFKLYTSYNLPGELNQWTIGAGMTAQTETQTYPNRAYGLHQGGYTLFNANVRYQYSKNLSFNLVGNNLTDKTYYLNLNNRHLSGNNYYGDPRNFMLTAKWNF
- a CDS encoding sigma-70 family RNA polymerase sigma factor — protein: MSSANIDTSADLHQLYCQHHGWLQGLLRKRLGNLCDAADLAQDVFLRLLLKPRQFDSHAGARAYLSVMAQGMCVDLWRKREIERTWLTSLAEQPELVALSAEDSNIILETLYQVDAMLRALPEKVRAAFIMAQVQGLPYRDIAETLGVSERMVKKYMAQAMLHCVLLEAEIDADDQAVHS
- a CDS encoding ABC transporter ATP-binding protein/permease — its product is MQTLKRFYALVTPFWLTTQATLLWLLLLLIMSLTLSVVWISVQYNNWSRDFYDALADYFQHASIYDMAVRYLAYTLLFVLAIICGNWLKKQLIIRWRDTMTHQYEQDWLRHHAHYQLSSGLDNPDQRIAEDIRLLIEQSLELLLSLLKNIARFFSFIAILWQLSGVHTFMLSGYPITVHGYLVWIALVYAALASVVTHRLGHRLHKLNIERQRTEADYRATLLRVRDNSEQIAFYQGSDAEQQRMRQHFLPIVQNWQRLMAREFRLESFTTSYFRFSLIIPVFATLPLFLARQVSLGAIMQARSAFGYVLDAFGWFIDAYRQLVQWSSTIERLWEFQHRLQQLPTPNAPRYEGHALHINALSVSRPEGSPYFSPLTLTLQAGEWATLSARSGSGKTTLLRALAGLWPVSQGEWHLPAGRTLFLPQKAYLPQDTLRQVLCYPQVQLADTAQLIAVLEQTGLATLIPRLDDKANWSRELSGGEQQRLSLARALLLRPTLLCLDEATSQLDDAAALQLLAHVRTALPQTIVLAVSHQPAVQASFKHQVRLTPLSQGENATIQPERDMQPIS
- a CDS encoding FecR domain-containing protein → MNKPSFIALQQASQWYAQLCDREPDDEHYRHWQRWMDESEEHRRAWEYVQTVSQRFQPLRGDGQQPALNTLLHQPAPMTRRRALKLAALLSTGSLLSWLTYRHTPLKDSLLAMTADHHSAVGEIKPLTLPDNTRVWLNTASAIDIRYSDQRREIALLAGDILIDTAADSRPFFVTTTQGRMQALGTRFSVAQETDATTLTVYQHAVEVSAKYASATRRVNAGYHLSFNADGQGNMLPNQQNDADWSHGVLQADNMPLGEVVKKLSRYRHGYLACQPAIADLRVMGTFPLTDTDMALNMLAQAFPVRIQRRFPWWVTVESR